One region of Termitidicoccus mucosus genomic DNA includes:
- the mobF gene encoding MobF family relaxase, translated as MLTAKPQLNLSNAEGYFREHLATGDYYMDGHVVRGEWRGVAASMLGLDGIVDEKSFLAMCEGQHPETGQGLTMRHNTTRREDGHTVSNRRVFYDFVVSPPKSVSVVALYQDARIIELHDRAVRVMVDELEKFAETRVRKDGENGERVTGGIAAALFRHDTSRELDPHLHTHCVVFNATYDWTEEKWKALHATGMYRAQKFAENLYYHELAKGLRNFGYEIVNTPTGFEIQGVPESVVARFSKRHQQIDAETKKRIEAEGVRGNEKELRAQVAQDKRRRKIRSLCAEKLRPRWASEMPASEHEALAKLEPSRLPPPLPPVAAEKCGLPGFVAWADAHLFERRSVVGDYELMSAALARGRGQNFSPEDLENEMEKRDYILDAKSRKLTNREALVCEFSLVLDAQNGMRSHAAFNAGYQPAESLSAEQRGAVLRILRSRDFITVFQGAAGVGKTFAVREVVRGLEAAGHPVRVFAPQHQQAADLRRDGMASADTLAKLLAGGAGGQLPHGAVVIVDEAGQIGGRDMRALVDRVRACGGRLILSGDTRQQGAVAASDALRAIEEHTNLQTVHLKKIRRQDPEAVTSREEKAFVRNYRSAVKAAAEGRLVDSFDKLDAMGCIRELDAGERMVELAREYCGALDRKEQVLAVAQTWDDVRAANDAIRARLCETGKLGGRGAGRLVASWQSADLSEAQKHDARFYTPDAGVFFVRGYGRFKRGDWCEIAGAGEHGVTLRKDGRTTTVSYKCADRFVVTRTNELELARGDRLQMKFNGKSVEGAAIRNGELVTMRRVMKDGRIRVRDDAGVTKTLAVSQRMFVRGYAVTTYASQGKTVDTVLVAHDGEQAPMNRQQWYVGISRARQKIVVFTSDKEALRLNVERESDRELALSIKPDEATAEAVRQRLKEAFQHQLSLKAQQRLHESLRQWVPPPQQKQQPQQDQSREIQL; from the coding sequence ATGCTGACGGCCAAGCCGCAACTGAATCTGTCCAACGCGGAGGGGTATTTTCGCGAGCATCTGGCGACGGGCGACTACTACATGGACGGCCATGTGGTGCGCGGCGAGTGGCGCGGCGTCGCCGCGTCGATGCTCGGGCTCGACGGCATCGTGGACGAAAAAAGTTTTTTGGCGATGTGCGAGGGTCAGCACCCGGAAACCGGACAAGGCTTGACGATGCGGCACAACACGACCCGTCGCGAGGACGGGCACACGGTGTCGAACCGGCGCGTGTTTTACGATTTTGTGGTCAGCCCACCGAAGTCGGTCTCGGTGGTCGCTCTGTATCAGGATGCCCGGATTATCGAGCTCCATGACCGGGCCGTCCGCGTGATGGTCGATGAACTGGAAAAGTTCGCCGAGACGCGCGTGCGCAAGGACGGAGAAAATGGCGAGCGCGTGACCGGCGGCATTGCCGCCGCGCTGTTCCGGCACGATACCAGTCGGGAGCTTGATCCGCATCTGCACACGCATTGCGTGGTGTTCAATGCGACCTACGACTGGACGGAGGAAAAGTGGAAGGCGCTTCACGCGACGGGCATGTATCGGGCGCAAAAATTTGCCGAGAATCTTTACTACCATGAGCTGGCGAAGGGACTGAGAAATTTCGGTTACGAGATCGTCAACACGCCGACGGGATTTGAGATTCAGGGGGTGCCGGAGAGCGTGGTTGCCCGCTTTTCCAAACGCCATCAACAGATTGATGCGGAGACGAAAAAACGCATCGAAGCGGAGGGGGTGCGCGGGAATGAAAAAGAGCTGCGCGCGCAGGTCGCGCAGGACAAGCGGCGGCGCAAAATAAGGAGCCTGTGCGCGGAAAAGCTACGTCCGCGCTGGGCCTCGGAAATGCCCGCCTCCGAGCATGAGGCGCTGGCAAAACTGGAACCGTCGCGCCTGCCGCCGCCGCTGCCGCCGGTGGCTGCGGAAAAATGCGGGCTGCCCGGGTTTGTCGCGTGGGCGGACGCGCACCTGTTTGAGCGCCGCTCGGTGGTCGGCGACTACGAGCTGATGTCGGCGGCGCTGGCCCGTGGTCGCGGTCAGAATTTTTCCCCGGAGGACTTGGAAAACGAGATGGAGAAACGCGATTACATCCTCGATGCGAAGTCGCGCAAGCTGACCAACCGCGAGGCGCTGGTGTGCGAGTTTTCCCTCGTGCTCGACGCGCAGAACGGGATGCGCAGCCATGCCGCGTTCAACGCGGGGTATCAACCGGCGGAGTCGTTGTCGGCGGAACAGCGCGGGGCGGTGCTGCGCATCCTGCGCAGCCGGGATTTTATCACGGTGTTCCAGGGGGCGGCGGGAGTGGGGAAAACATTTGCGGTGCGGGAGGTCGTGCGGGGCTTGGAGGCGGCGGGGCATCCCGTGCGCGTGTTCGCGCCGCAGCACCAGCAGGCGGCGGACTTGCGTCGCGACGGCATGGCCTCGGCAGACACCTTGGCGAAGCTGCTGGCGGGAGGTGCGGGAGGGCAATTGCCGCACGGAGCGGTCGTGATTGTCGATGAGGCCGGGCAGATCGGCGGGCGTGACATGCGCGCGTTGGTTGACCGGGTGCGGGCCTGCGGCGGGCGGTTGATCCTGTCGGGCGACACACGGCAGCAGGGCGCGGTGGCCGCCTCGGACGCGCTGCGCGCCATCGAGGAGCACACGAATTTGCAGACGGTGCATTTGAAAAAAATCCGGCGACAGGACCCGGAGGCGGTGACGTCGCGGGAGGAAAAGGCGTTTGTGCGAAACTACCGCTCGGCGGTGAAGGCGGCAGCGGAGGGCCGGCTGGTTGATTCATTCGACAAACTGGATGCGATGGGGTGCATTCGCGAACTGGATGCCGGCGAGCGCATGGTGGAACTGGCGCGCGAATATTGCGGGGCGCTGGATCGCAAGGAACAGGTGCTCGCGGTCGCGCAGACTTGGGACGATGTGCGCGCGGCCAACGACGCCATCCGCGCGCGTCTGTGTGAAACCGGAAAACTGGGCGGGAGGGGCGCGGGCAGGCTGGTGGCGTCGTGGCAGTCGGCGGATTTGAGCGAGGCGCAAAAGCACGATGCGCGCTTCTACACGCCGGATGCGGGTGTCTTCTTTGTTCGCGGCTACGGACGTTTCAAGCGGGGCGATTGGTGCGAGATTGCCGGTGCCGGTGAGCATGGCGTGACGCTGCGCAAGGACGGCCGCACCACGACCGTGAGCTACAAATGCGCGGACCGCTTTGTCGTCACCAGGACGAATGAATTGGAACTGGCGCGCGGCGACCGCTTGCAGATGAAGTTCAATGGAAAATCCGTTGAGGGGGCGGCGATTCGCAACGGCGAACTGGTCACGATGCGGCGCGTGATGAAGGACGGGCGCATCCGGGTGCGTGATGACGCGGGTGTCACGAAAACGCTCGCGGTGTCGCAGCGGATGTTTGTGCGCGGCTACGCGGTCACGACCTATGCCTCGCAAGGCAAGACGGTTGACACCGTGCTTGTCGCCCACGATGGCGAGCAGGCGCCGATGAATCGTCAGCAATGGTATGTGGGGATTTCGAGGGCGCGGCAAAAGATTGTCGTGTTCACCAGTGACAAGGAGGCGCTGCGGCTGAATGTCGAGCGCGAGTCCGACCGCGAGCTGGCGCTGTCCATCAAGCCGGACGAGGCCACCGCCGAGGCCGTGCGCCAGAGACTCAAGGAGGCATTCCAGCACCAATTGTCGTTGAAGGCGCAGCAACGTTTGCACGAATCGCTCCGGCAATGGGTGCCGCCTCCGCAACAGAAACAGCAACCGCAACAAGACCAATCAAGGGAAATACAATTATGA
- a CDS encoding JAB domain-containing protein: protein MQEAFYCVYLDRKNHPLGRHLISLGTATSTLTSPREVFRGAILSGATGVCLSHNHPSGDPAPSTADIRVTHGLKEAARILDIDLVDHVIVGDVNADPLKVGYFSFHQQGLL from the coding sequence CTGCAAGAGGCGTTCTACTGTGTTTATCTTGATCGAAAAAACCATCCGCTAGGGCGGCACCTCATCTCGCTTGGAACGGCAACCTCCACCCTGACCTCGCCCCGGGAAGTGTTCCGTGGAGCCATCCTCTCGGGGGCCACCGGCGTGTGCTTGAGTCACAATCACCCTAGCGGGGACCCGGCCCCCTCGACTGCGGACATTCGCGTCACCCATGGCCTGAAGGAAGCCGCAAGGATTCTCGATATCGACCTCGTGGACCACGTGATCGTCGGTGATGTCAATGCCGATCCCCTCAAGGTCGGATACTTTTCCTTCCACCAACAGGGACTGCTCTAA
- a CDS encoding IS256 family transposase, which yields MPGGVIRVDESMVKSHLDKVVVSTVEQTLNAMLDAEAELLCKAGRYEHTDKRVTTRAGHYDRQYHTKAGEVTLRMPKLRKLPFETAIIERYRRRESSVEEALVEMYLAGVSVRRVEDITEALWGSRVSPSVLSELNQKVAVQIDAWRGRPIEGEHVYVYLDGIWLKRSWGGEVKNVSILVAVGVNAEGYREVLAVEEGTKEDKASWQNFLRRLKERGLKTVKLFISDKCLGLVESLAEFYPEASHQRCAVHFYRNVWSLVPAGKVREVSAMLKAIHASEDRESARMKATQVSAKLREMKLGAAAQLVETGMDETLNYYAFPSQHWRSLRTNNPLERLMREIRRRTRAVGAFPDGNSAMILVAARLRHVAGSQWGQKRYMDMSHLTAANTMESKQAA from the coding sequence ATGCCCGGCGGAGTGATCCGGGTGGACGAGAGCATGGTCAAAAGCCACCTCGACAAAGTGGTGGTGAGTACGGTGGAACAAACGCTCAATGCGATGCTTGATGCCGAAGCCGAGTTGCTATGCAAGGCCGGACGCTACGAGCATACGGACAAGCGCGTGACAACCCGCGCCGGCCATTATGACCGGCAATATCACACCAAGGCGGGCGAAGTGACGCTGCGCATGCCCAAGCTGCGGAAACTGCCGTTTGAGACGGCAATCATAGAGCGTTACCGTCGGCGGGAAAGCAGCGTGGAGGAAGCGCTGGTGGAGATGTATCTGGCCGGGGTGTCGGTGCGACGGGTTGAAGACATCACCGAGGCGTTGTGGGGCAGCCGGGTGAGTCCGTCGGTGCTGAGCGAGCTCAACCAGAAAGTCGCGGTGCAAATCGATGCATGGCGCGGGCGTCCGATCGAAGGCGAACACGTCTATGTCTATCTCGACGGCATCTGGCTGAAACGCAGCTGGGGAGGCGAAGTCAAAAACGTGAGCATCCTGGTGGCGGTCGGTGTGAATGCCGAAGGATACCGCGAAGTGCTCGCCGTCGAGGAAGGCACCAAGGAGGACAAGGCCTCATGGCAAAACTTCCTACGCCGGCTCAAAGAACGCGGGCTCAAAACCGTGAAGCTGTTTATCTCGGACAAGTGCCTCGGTCTGGTGGAAAGCCTCGCGGAGTTTTATCCCGAAGCCAGCCACCAGCGCTGCGCGGTGCATTTTTACCGCAACGTCTGGAGCCTGGTGCCCGCGGGCAAAGTGCGGGAAGTCTCGGCGATGCTCAAAGCCATCCACGCCAGTGAAGACCGCGAATCGGCCCGGATGAAAGCAACGCAAGTAAGCGCAAAACTGCGCGAGATGAAACTGGGAGCCGCCGCGCAACTGGTGGAAACGGGCATGGATGAGACGCTCAATTATTATGCATTCCCCAGCCAGCATTGGCGCTCGTTGCGGACCAACAATCCGCTGGAACGGCTCATGCGGGAGATACGACGGCGAACGCGGGCAGTGGGAGCGTTTCCCGACGGCAACTCTGCGATGATATTGGTCGCAGCCCGATTGCGGCATGTGGCCGGAAGCCAATGGGGCCAGAAACGCTACATGGACATGAGCCACCTCACCGCCGCAAACACGATGGAGTCAAAACAAGCGGCGTGA
- a CDS encoding tyrosine-type recombinase/integrase, with protein MTAILSATGDTAAGQRDHLLFTVLYNTGARISEALALRPQDIRGRSLQLHGKGRKTRLVPLWPQTLRRLRRWCQIHALRPDQPVFTNTRGAPLGRSGAAFRLALAVRKAAAQHCHSLRSRNITLHTFRHTTAMHLLQSGVPLEVIALWLGHERPFTTHLYVEADIKLKADCLRRLQPLTPPVCTRQRRGSHLLAFLEAL; from the coding sequence GTGACCGCGATTCTATCGGCCACGGGCGACACCGCCGCCGGACAACGCGACCATCTGCTTTTCACCGTGCTCTACAACACCGGCGCACGGATTTCCGAGGCGCTGGCGCTGCGCCCGCAGGATATTCGCGGACGCAGCCTTCAATTACACGGCAAAGGCCGTAAAACACGCCTCGTTCCCCTCTGGCCGCAAACCCTGCGCCGCTTGCGCCGATGGTGCCAGATCCACGCGCTTCGTCCCGACCAACCTGTTTTCACCAATACCCGGGGAGCCCCGCTTGGCCGCAGCGGCGCGGCCTTTCGTCTCGCGCTCGCGGTGCGCAAAGCCGCCGCCCAACATTGCCACTCTCTGAGGTCCCGCAACATCACACTGCATACCTTCCGACATACCACCGCGATGCATCTGCTTCAATCCGGCGTTCCCCTCGAAGTGATTGCCCTTTGGCTCGGCCACGAACGCCCGTTCACTACGCATCTCTACGTCGAAGCGGACATAAAACTGAAGGCAGATTGCCTGCGCCGACTGCAACCGCTCACCCCCCCCGTGTGCACGCGCCAGCGGCGGGGTTCCCATCTGCTGGCATTTCTGGAGGCTCTATGA
- a CDS encoding JAB domain-containing protein, with protein sequence MQEAFYCVYLDRKNHPLGRHLISLGTATSTLTSPREVFRGAILSGATGVCISHNHPGGDPAPSSADIRVTRDLKEAARILDIDLVDHVIVGDVNADPLKVGYFSFHQQGLL encoded by the coding sequence CTGCAAGAGGCGTTCTACTGTGTTTATCTTGATCGAAAAAACCATCCATTGGGACGGCACCTCATCTCGCTTGGAACGGCGACCTCCACCCTGACCTCGCCCCGGGAAGTGTTCCGTGGAGCCATCCTCTCGGGGGCCACCGGCGTGTGCATAAGCCACAACCACCCTGGCGGGGACCCGGCCCCCTCGTCTGCGGACATTCGCGTCACCCGTGACCTGAAGGAAGCCGCAAGGATTCTCGATATCGACCTCGTGGACCACGTGATCGTCGGTGATGTCAATGCCGATCCCCTCAAGGTCGGATACTTTTCCTTCCACCAACAGGGACTGCTCTAA
- a CDS encoding N-6 DNA methylase, protein MKTSQTPAFRPLLEQLIRRHDAHTVFTAFASLAACALAHGTREAEYIEEAKRWNRDELEIFSHALAALVMKMEAQPFTDLLGGHYMELALSHKGQQWNGEFHTPQNICEMMAQMLASDSSLPAEGPVTLCEPACGAGAMILAYAKALSPENRRRLRVTAIDINKTACDMCFINSTLWGIPVEIVHGNTIAMKFFASWRNIHWVFRGRLHLFAGLAAGQNQTDAPQSENGNENETVMPLATALIASAAEQQGQPPSPEKTEQIKAALGQQMFDFA, encoded by the coding sequence ATGAAAACGAGCCAAACCCCGGCGTTCAGGCCGCTGCTCGAACAACTCATCCGCCGCCACGACGCGCACACGGTGTTCACGGCGTTTGCATCGTTGGCCGCCTGCGCACTCGCGCACGGCACCCGCGAGGCCGAATACATCGAAGAGGCCAAGCGCTGGAACAGAGACGAACTGGAAATTTTCAGCCACGCTCTTGCCGCACTGGTCATGAAAATGGAGGCCCAACCCTTCACCGACCTGCTCGGCGGCCACTACATGGAACTCGCCCTCTCCCACAAAGGCCAACAATGGAATGGAGAGTTTCACACCCCGCAGAACATCTGCGAGATGATGGCCCAAATGCTTGCCAGTGACTCATCGCTGCCGGCAGAAGGCCCCGTCACACTCTGCGAACCGGCCTGCGGCGCGGGAGCGATGATTCTGGCCTACGCCAAGGCGCTCTCACCGGAGAACCGCCGCCGTTTGCGGGTCACCGCCATCGACATCAACAAAACCGCCTGTGACATGTGCTTCATCAACAGCACCCTCTGGGGTATCCCAGTCGAGATTGTCCACGGCAACACCATCGCGATGAAATTCTTCGCCTCATGGCGGAACATCCACTGGGTTTTTCGGGGACGCCTGCACCTCTTCGCCGGACTTGCCGCCGGACAAAACCAGACAGACGCGCCGCAATCCGAAAACGGGAACGAAAATGAAACGGTGATGCCGCTTGCAACCGCTCTCATCGCATCCGCTGCCGAGCAACAGGGACAACCGCCTTCGCCGGAGAAAACCGAGCAAATCAAAGCTGCGTTGGGACAACAGATGTTCGACTTCGCATGA
- a CDS encoding site-specific integrase, with product MKPDPFASLIKRFFADFLPVQRNLSAHTVSSYRDTFRLLLQFISEHYRTSIDALGMEHFSPETTLAFLDHLERSRGNTVRTRNNRLAALRSFARFALAESAPDFLPAAQRCSPSG from the coding sequence ATGAAGCCTGATCCCTTCGCCTCATTGATAAAACGCTTCTTCGCGGATTTCCTGCCTGTCCAGCGCAACCTCAGCGCGCACACCGTCAGTTCTTACCGCGACACGTTCCGGCTTCTGCTTCAATTTATCTCAGAACATTACCGCACTTCCATCGATGCTCTCGGCATGGAGCATTTTTCTCCGGAAACAACGCTCGCATTTCTCGACCATCTGGAACGCTCGCGGGGGAACACCGTGCGCACTCGCAACAACCGCCTGGCAGCGCTTCGCAGCTTCGCCCGATTTGCCCTTGCCGAATCGGCCCCTGATTTTCTTCCTGCCGCGCAACGCTGCTCTCCATCCGGTTAA
- a CDS encoding tyrosine-type recombinase/integrase, which yields MDSLEVWEAVPRGIRGAAYATQNFILQPHMVGQNRFTRRLASRRRSYLWPVHRLFAQTRLRGWYRPLLSTSHGARGRILPVTGNASRSCLAADCPTFLGVSGDHASNRNRNNCRAALRRWLKFNGTFYEKPQAGWIDWVDAFDHFAVAHRGLAGSTRTLCRYFLYDYLNWQFGRRAADWADVRAQDIWSYVSERSRRVKISTVSRGCSVLRAFFRFLHLRGDCSQLLISSVPTIANRGADYHPGVLSEAQCKRLLTASRRHPLEGTRNYAMLLCLCELGLRRVEVVNLRVCNLDLSRGLITIASIKGGRERQLPLSDRLAAALHVYLTRDRPAGASDALFLRRRRRCGQPITGSLLGDLVKRLYRQCGFPAAWCGTSTPPHICHATFPARDQPQTYRRSSGPSAVANQPTLYAPRPRRAAFARAPMAAMNTSGQPLPALVAGYLAHRRSFGFKLREDERLLRNFADFVATPAPGCRITAALATKWARQKPHEQNRRLTVIRAFTRYCSLLECDVEIPPRQLLGAYMVRRQPHLYTATQIRLMLQRCRKLSLLRSPLRAHTFETFFGLLACTGLRSGEACRLRLCDFDRGNKTLLVPATKFGPSRLLPLHPSVVRALADYQRMRQRLVPAGEHFFVGPRGRALSSSISIAFAQIVRGIKSNGERLRPRPHDLRHTFATRWITEWSRQSMPLTHHLLRLSSYLGHRHLAATWWYVSAEAPAFKEASRRFARHRHGRSDYEA from the coding sequence ATGGATAGCCTGGAAGTATGGGAAGCTGTTCCACGGGGCATCCGTGGAGCAGCTTATGCGACGCAAAATTTCATCCTCCAGCCGCACATGGTCGGCCAAAATCGTTTCACCCGCAGGTTGGCAAGCCGACGTCGATCTTATCTTTGGCCCGTTCACCGCCTTTTTGCGCAGACAAGGCTACGCGGATGGTATCGTCCGCTTTTATCAACGAGTCACGGTGCGCGCGGCCGCATCTTGCCAGTCACGGGCAACGCATCACGGAGTTGTCTCGCTGCGGATTGCCCGACATTCTTAGGAGTGTCCGGAGACCACGCCAGCAACCGGAATCGGAATAATTGTCGCGCAGCGTTGCGACGCTGGCTGAAGTTCAACGGCACTTTCTACGAAAAGCCGCAGGCCGGTTGGATTGACTGGGTGGATGCGTTTGACCATTTTGCAGTCGCGCATCGTGGATTGGCCGGGAGCACCCGTACTTTGTGCCGATATTTTCTCTATGATTATTTGAACTGGCAGTTTGGACGTCGTGCGGCGGATTGGGCAGACGTCCGGGCGCAGGATATTTGGTCCTATGTGTCGGAACGTTCGCGCCGCGTCAAAATATCCACGGTTAGTCGCGGCTGTTCCGTATTGCGCGCATTTTTCCGGTTCCTGCATCTGCGCGGAGATTGTTCGCAACTATTGATTTCGTCCGTGCCGACGATTGCCAATCGCGGGGCAGACTATCATCCCGGTGTGCTTTCCGAGGCACAGTGCAAACGCCTCCTGACCGCCAGCCGCCGGCATCCGTTGGAAGGAACGCGCAATTACGCCATGTTGCTTTGCCTGTGCGAACTGGGATTGCGCCGCGTGGAAGTGGTCAACCTGCGGGTGTGCAATCTCGATTTGTCCCGTGGCTTGATTACCATCGCATCCATCAAAGGCGGACGAGAAAGACAACTGCCACTGTCCGACCGGCTCGCCGCCGCCCTGCATGTCTATCTTACGCGGGATCGTCCGGCTGGCGCGAGCGACGCGTTGTTTCTACGGCGTCGTCGCCGGTGCGGCCAACCGATAACCGGTTCGTTGCTTGGCGACCTGGTCAAACGCCTTTACCGCCAATGCGGATTTCCGGCGGCATGGTGCGGCACATCGACTCCGCCACACATTTGCCACGCGACTTTTCCAGCACGGGACCAGCCTCAAACTTATCGCCGATCATCTGGGCCATCGGCGGTTGCAAACCAGCCGACGCTATACGCACCTCGACCTCGACGGGCTGCGTTCGCTCGCGCGCCCATGGCCGCAATGAACACCTCCGGCCAACCGCTTCCGGCGCTCGTTGCCGGGTATCTCGCGCACCGACGCTCGTTTGGTTTCAAACTGCGCGAGGATGAACGGCTGTTGCGCAACTTTGCGGACTTTGTGGCGACCCCAGCCCCAGGATGTCGCATCACTGCGGCGCTCGCCACAAAATGGGCCCGGCAAAAACCGCACGAACAAAACCGCCGACTCACCGTGATCCGTGCTTTCACCCGTTATTGTTCCCTCTTGGAATGCGATGTCGAGATTCCGCCGCGTCAGTTGCTAGGCGCTTACATGGTTCGACGACAACCGCATCTCTATACCGCGACGCAAATCCGCTTGATGCTGCAACGTTGTCGGAAACTATCGCTCCTTCGATCTCCGTTGCGCGCGCATACATTTGAAACATTTTTCGGATTGCTCGCCTGCACGGGGTTGCGTTCCGGCGAGGCATGCCGCCTGCGTCTCTGCGATTTCGACCGGGGGAACAAAACGCTGCTCGTGCCCGCGACAAAATTCGGCCCCTCGCGCTTGCTGCCGCTGCATCCGTCCGTCGTTCGCGCCCTGGCGGATTACCAGCGGATGCGCCAGCGTCTCGTCCCCGCCGGAGAGCATTTCTTTGTCGGGCCGCGCGGACGCGCTTTGTCCTCATCCATCTCAATTGCTTTTGCGCAGATTGTGCGCGGCATCAAAAGCAACGGCGAACGCCTTCGCCCGCGCCCGCACGATTTGCGCCATACATTTGCAACGCGATGGATCACGGAATGGAGTCGTCAATCCATGCCCCTCACACATCATTTGCTCCGGCTTTCCTCCTATCTTGGACACCGCCATCTCGCCGCCACCTGGTGGTATGTCAGCGCGGAAGCGCCTGCATTCAAGGAGGCGTCACGACGCTTCGCGCGCCATCGGCACGGACGCTCCGACTATGAAGCCTGA
- a CDS encoding tyrosine-type recombinase/integrase encodes MIKRFFADFLPVQRNLSAHTVSSYRDTFRLLLQFISEHYRTSIDALGMEHFSPETTLAFLDHLERSRGNTVRTRNNRLAALRSFARFALAESAPDFLPAAQRLLSIPVKKTDKPQMGFLTREEVTAILSATGDTAAGQRDHLLFTVLYNTGARISEALALRPQDIRGRSLQLHGKGRKTRLVPLWPQTLRRLRRWCQIHALRPDQPVFTNTRGAPLGRSGAAFRLALAVRKAAAQHCHSLRSRNITLHTFRHTTAMHLLQSGVPLEVIALWLGHERPFTTHLYVEADIKLKADCLRRLQPLTPPVCTRQRRGSHLLAFLEAL; translated from the coding sequence TTGATAAAACGCTTCTTCGCGGATTTCCTGCCTGTCCAGCGCAACCTCAGCGCGCACACCGTCAGTTCTTACCGCGACACGTTCCGGCTTCTGCTTCAATTTATCTCAGAACATTACCGCACTTCCATCGATGCTCTCGGCATGGAGCATTTTTCTCCGGAAACAACGCTCGCATTTCTCGACCATCTGGAACGCTCGCGGGGGAACACCGTGCGCACTCGCAACAACCGCCTGGCAGCGCTTCGCAGCTTCGCCCGATTTGCCCTTGCCGAATCGGCCCCTGATTTTCTTCCTGCCGCGCAACGGCTGCTCTCCATCCCGGTTAAAAAAACGGACAAGCCGCAGATGGGTTTTCTCACACGGGAAGAAGTGACCGCGATTCTATCGGCCACGGGCGACACCGCCGCCGGACAACGCGACCATCTGCTTTTCACCGTGCTCTACAACACCGGCGCACGGATTTCCGAGGCGCTGGCGCTGCGCCCGCAGGATATTCGCGGACGCAGCCTTCAATTACACGGCAAAGGCCGTAAAACACGCCTCGTTCCCCTCTGGCCGCAAACCCTGCGCCGCTTGCGCCGATGGTGCCAGATCCACGCGCTTCGTCCCGACCAACCTGTTTTCACCAATACCCGGGGAGCCCCGCTTGGCCGCAGCGGCGCGGCCTTTCGTCTCGCGCTCGCGGTGCGCAAAGCCGCCGCCCAACATTGCCACTCTCTGAGGTCCCGCAACATCACACTGCATACCTTCCGACATACCACCGCGATGCATCTGCTTCAATCCGGCGTTCCCCTCGAAGTGATTGCCCTTTGGCTCGGCCACGAACGCCCGTTCACTACGCATCTCTACGTCGAAGCGGACATAAAACTGAAGGCAGATTGCCTGCGCCGACTGCAACCGCTCACCCCCCCCGTGTGCACGCGCCAGCGGCGGGGTTCCCATCTGCTGGCATTTCTGGAGGCTCTATGA
- a CDS encoding N-6 DNA methylase, producing the protein MKTSQTPAFRPLLEQLTRRHDAYKVFTAFASLAACALAHGTRETEYLEEAKRWNRDELEIFSHALAALVMKMEAQPFTDLLGGHYMELALSHKGQQWNGEFHTPQNICEMMAQMLASDSSLPAEGPVTLCEPACGAGAMILAYAKALSPENRRRLRVTAIDINKTACDMCFINSTLWGIPVEIVHGNTIAMKFFASWRNIHWVFRGRLHLFAGLAAGQNQTDAPQSENGNENETVMPLATALIASAAEQQGQPPSPEKTEQIKAALGQQMFDFA; encoded by the coding sequence ATGAAAACGAGTCAAACCCCGGCGTTCAGGCCGTTGCTCGAACAACTCACCCGCCGCCACGATGCGTATAAAGTGTTCACGGCATTCGCATCTTTGGCCGCCTGCGCACTCGCGCACGGCACCCGTGAAACCGAATACCTCGAAGAGGCCAAGCGCTGGAACAGAGACGAACTGGAAATTTTCAGCCACGCTCTTGCCGCACTGGTCATGAAAATGGAGGCCCAACCCTTCACCGACCTGCTCGGCGGCCACTACATGGAACTCGCCCTCTCCCACAAAGGCCAACAATGGAATGGAGAGTTTCACACCCCGCAGAACATCTGCGAGATGATGGCCCAAATGCTTGCCAGTGACTCATCGCTGCCGGCAGAAGGCCCCGTCACACTCTGCGAACCGGCCTGCGGCGCGGGAGCGATGATTCTGGCCTACGCCAAGGCGCTCTCACCGGAGAACCGCCGCCGTTTGCGGGTCACCGCCATCGACATCAACAAAACCGCCTGTGACATGTGCTTCATCAACAGCACCCTCTGGGGTATCCCAGTCGAGATTGTCCACGGCAACACCATCGCGATGAAATTCTTCGCCTCATGGCGGAACATCCACTGGGTTTTTCGGGGACGCCTGCACCTCTTCGCCGGACTTGCCGCCGGACAAAACCAGACAGACGCGCCGCAATCCGAAAACGGGAACGAAAATGAAACGGTGATGCCGCTTGCAACCGCTCTCATCGCATCCGCTGCCGAGCAACAGGGACAACCGCCTTCGCCGGAGAAAACCGAGCAAATCAAAGCTGCGTTGGGACAACAGATGTTCGACTTCGCATGA